From the genome of Populus trichocarpa isolate Nisqually-1 chromosome 15, P.trichocarpa_v4.1, whole genome shotgun sequence, one region includes:
- the LOC7475194 gene encoding phosphatidylinositol 4-kinase gamma 3, whose amino-acid sequence MSMASVALSPVHDESLDSHRNFPWLCGLRSSDSIGIFLVVGRSIIPLQVMESDSIASVKLRIQASQGFFVKKQKLVFEGRELARGNSQVRDYGVADGKVLHLVVRLSNLQAITVGTVCGKVYKFRVDRGRSVGYVKKQIAKRGKGLALVDQELVCDGEELEDQRLITDICKGNDAVIHLLIRKSAKLRGKPVEKDFELSIEALDLNEKKADSVGEHQQGALSMGYRVIERKPLLREFLLEPLIVNSKIQLPLVIRELFKSTFNGLDRGNEPIRSSEGSGGAYFMQDSSGQKYVSIFKPIDEEPMAVNNPQGLPLSIDGEGLKKGTRVGEGALREVAAYILDHPKSGPRTFSGEERGFAGVPPTAMVKCLHRGFNHPDGYEFDSKNIKIGSLQMFMENNGSCEDRGPSSFPVAEVHKISVLDIRLANADRHAGNILVSKDSEHGQIVLIPIDHGYCFPTNFEDCTFDWLYWPQAQQPYSHDTVEYIKALDAEQDIALLRFHGWDMPPECARTLCISTMLLKKGAERGLTPFAIGSIMCRETLRKESVIEQIVQEAQDAVLPGSGEATFLEAVSLIMDRHLDKLSS is encoded by the exons ATGTCGATGGCTAGTGTAGCTCTTAGTCCTGTGCATGATGAGTCTTTAGATTCTCATCGCAATTTCCCTTGGCTGTGTGGTCTGCGCTCTAGTGACTCTATTGgaatttttcttgttgttggGAGATCAATCATTCCATTGCAAGTTATGGAGTCAGATTCGATTGCTTCGGTGAAGCTGAGGATTCAAGCTTCCCAAGGTTTTTTTGTGAAGAAGCAAAAATTGGTTTTTGAGGGGAGGGAACTAGCACGGGGCAATTCTCAAGTGAGAGATTATGGTGTTGCAGATGGAAAAGTACTGCATTTGGTGGTCAGGCTTTCGAATCTCCAAGCTATAACAGTTGGGACTGTTTGTGGGAAAGTGTACAAGTTTCGTGTTGATAGGGGTAGAAGTGTGGGCTATGTTAAGAAGCAGATAGCTAAGAGAGGGAAAGGTTTAGCTCTTGTTGATCAAGAACTGGTATGTGATGGTGAGGAGCTTGAAGACCAGAGGCTCATTACTGATATTTGCAAAGGTAATGATGCTGTGATTCACCTGCTTATCCGCAAATCAGCCAAATTAAGGGGAAAACCTGTTGAGAAAGATTTTGAATTGTCTATTGAGGCATTGGATTTGAATGAGAAGAAAGCTGACTCTGTAGGAGAGCACCAACAGGGTGCTTTATCTATGGGATATAGGGTTATAGAGAGGAAACCACTATTACGAGAATTCCTTCTGGAACCTCTAATTGTCAATTCCAAAATCCAACTGCCATTAGTTATCAGAGAGCTATTCAAGTCTACTTTCAATGGGCTGGATAGGGGCAATGAACCAATTCGATCTTCTGAGGGATCTGGGGGAGCTTATTTCATGCAAGATTCATCTGGTCAGAAATATGTTTCTATCTTTAAACCAATTGATGAGGAGCCAATGGCTGTAAATAATCCTCAGGGGCTACCCTTGTCAATTGATGGTGAGGGATTGAAGAAAGGCACAAGAGTAGGAGAAGGTGCACTGCGGGAAGTTGCAGCTTACATCTTGGATCATCCAAAGAGTGGACCACGCACATTTTCTGGTGAGGAGAGAGGCTTTGCTGGGGTTCCACCCACAGCAATGGTCAAGTGCCTCCACAGAGGATTCAATCATCCCGATGGTTATGAATTTGATTCCAAGAATATCAAAATTGGTTCATTGCAGATGTTCATGGAGAATAATGGAAGTTGTGAAGATAGGGGCCCTAGTTCTTTCCCTGTTGCTGAGGTGCACAAAATCTCTGTGTTGGACATTAGATTGGCTAATGCAGATAGGCATGCTGGGAACATATTGGTCAGTAAAGATAGTGAACATGGCCAGATTGTGCTTATTCCAATTGATCATGGCTACTGCTTTCCTACAAAT TTTGAGGATTGCACATTTGACTGGCTTTACTGGCCTCAAGCTCAACAACCGTACTCTCATGACACTGTTGAGTACATCAAAGCTCTGGATGCTGAGCAGGATATTGCACTTCTCAGGTTTCACGGGTGGGACATGCCACCTGAGTGTGCTCGCACCCTCTGTATCTCCACAATGCTCCTGAAGAAAGGAGCAGAGAGAGGTCTTACTCCCTTTGCCATTGGAAGCATCATGTGCAGGGAAACACTGAGGAAGGAATCTGTGATTGAGCAGATTGTGCAAGAAGCTCAGGATGCTGTTCTCCCAGGAAGCGGTGAGGCTACCTTCCTTGAAGCTGTATCACTAATCATGGATCGTCATCTTGATAAGCTGTCCTCGTGA
- the LOC7475195 gene encoding probable pectinesterase/pectinesterase inhibitor 34, which translates to MDYGRLGPTESDPGEGSGTSFNINEPQLATPRVSPTRKKRIIFLAIFSIALIAASAVSAVLLLGIRTKASGQPDPSSLTHRKPTQAISKTCSKTRFPNLCVSSLLDFPGSVSASESDLVHISFNMTLQHFSKALYLSSAISYVNMETRVRSAFDDCLELLDDSIDALSRSLSTVAPSHGGGTGGGSPADVVTWLSAALTNQDTCSEGFDGVNGAVKNQMTGRLKDLTELVSNCLAIFSSANGDDFSGVPVQNKRRLLTENEDISYEENFPRWLGRRDRKLLDVPVPAIHADIIVSGDGNGTCKTISEAIKKAPEYSTRRTVIYVRAGRYEENNLKVGRKKWNLMFIGDGKGKTIISGGKSVFNNLTTFHTASFAATGAGFIARDMTFENWAGPAKHQAVALRVGADHAVVYRCNIIGYQDTLYVHSNRQFFRECDIYGTVDFIFGNAAVVFQNCSIYARKPMAFQKNTITAQNRKDPNQNTGISIHACRILATSDLTPLKGSFPTFLGRPWKLYSRTVYMLSYIGDHVHPRGWLEWNTTFALDTLYYGEYMNYGPGGAVGQRVKWPGYRVVTSTIEASKFTVAQFIYGSSWLPSTGVSFLAGLSL; encoded by the exons ATGGATTATGGGAGGCTCGGGCCAACAGAATCCGATCCGGGAGAAGGATCCGGTACTTCATTTAACATCAACGAGCCACAACTTGCCACGCCACGGGTTTCCCCAACGAGAAAAAAGAGAATCATCTTCCTTGCCATCTTCTCCATCGCATTGATAGCTGCTTCGGCCGTCTCGGCCGTGCTCCTCCTCGGGATTCGGACCAAGGCATCGGGTCAGCCCGACCCGAGCAGTCTTACTCACCGGAAACCGACCCAGGCCATCTCCAAGACCTGCAGCAAAACTCGCTTCCCTAATCTCTGTGTCAGCTCGCTCCTCGACTTCCCCGGCTCAGTCAGTGCGTCCGAGTCAGACTTGGTTCACATTTCCTTCAACATGACTCTGCAACACTTCAGCAAAGCTCTGTACCTATCCTCGGCAATCTCCTATGTCAATATGGAGACACGTGTACGGTCAGCATTTGATGACTGCCTCGAGCTACTGGATGACTCCATAGAcgctctctctcgctctctttCCACCGTCGCACCATCCCACGGCGGGGGAACTGGTGGCGGATCGCCGGCTGATGTAGTCACGTGGCTGAGCGCGGCGTTGACGAACCAGGACACATGCTCGGAGGGATTCGATGGAGTTAACGGAGCTGTTAAGAATCAGATGACGGGGAGGTTGAAGGATTTGACGGAGCTGGTCAGTAATTGTTTGGCAATATTCTCATCGGCAAATGGAGACGACTTCTCAGGAGTGCCGGTACAGAATAAGAGGAGATTACTGACGGAGAATGAAGACATATCGTATGAGGAGAATTTCCCGAGATGGTTAGGGAGGAGAGACAGGAAATTACTGGATGTGCCAGTACCGGCGATACATGCCGATATTATCGTGTCGGGAGATGGGAATGGAACGTGCAAGACAATATCCGAGGCGATAAAAAAGGCGCCTGAGTATAGTACTCGGCGTACTGTAATTTACGTGAGGGCAGGAAG gtACGAAGAGAATAACTTGAAAGTTGGGAGGAAGAAATGGAATTTAATGTTCATCGGAGATGGGAAGGGAAAGACTATAATCTCAGGAGGCAAGAGTGTTTTTAACAACCTTACCACATTCCATACAGCATCCTTTG CTGCAACAGGAGCTGGTTTTATTGCTCGAGACATGACATTTGAGAACTGGGCGGGTCCAGCCAAGCACCAAGCAGTGGCTCTTCGAGTCGGTGCAGACCATGCTGTGGTCTACAGGTGCAACATCATTGGCTACCAAGACACCCTTTATGTGCATTCAAATCGCCAATTCTTCAGGGAATGTGACATCTATGGAACTGTAGATTTCATATTTGGCAATGCTGCAGTTGTGTTTCAGAACTGTAGCATATACGCCAGGAAACCAATGGCCTTCCAAAAAAACACCATCACTGCCCAAAATCGCAAGGACCCTAATCAAAATACAGGCATATCAATCCACGCTTGCAGGATCCTTGCCACTTCAGACCTCACACCGTTGAAAGGCAGCTTCCCGACATTTCTCGGCCGTCCATGGAAGCTCTACTCTAGAACTGTGTACATGTTATCATACATAGGCGATCATGTTCATCCAAGAGGGTGGCTAGAATGGAACACAACATTTGCACTCGACACATTATACTATGGTGAATACATGAATTACGGACCCGGTGGGGCGGTCGGGCAAAGGGTTAAATGGCCTGGGTACCGGGTCGTTACATCGACCATCGAGGCAAGTAAATTCACCGTGGCACAGTTCATTTATGGATCATCTTGGTTGCCTTCTACCGGGGTGTCATTTTTAGCTGGTCTCTCACTTTAA
- the LOC7464547 gene encoding F-box/kelch-repeat protein At3g23880: MRSKRRSMDKKTTLPQETLTDILSRLPIKSLTRFESVSKPFSALINSPDFISAHLHRSSRHFTFFIRHFHNPSGSNFSFSLTNNQPIDVEIPLLGSLIRFPKIVGSSNGLVCLDISSCYARGFVLWNIARKQYSCLPSPIISDSRGPFWMVSTGFGFDREKNDYKVVRIVGFACEKGESPVVMVEVFSWRTGCWKVIDGRAIGACVIHEGHNGVVINGGLHWLGNSAGKSGGIQKFILSFDLNTEEFRKIPTPEFSAGVCVKIMGFKGLLALAYYPSKGLVGRPAATDRVEICVWDDYGGADGKYWTKLNSLQLNALGYPVGVTNETGLIMRKLDGQFTQFFLCDPSNQNYRRLHICEATYSCDIHSYVESLVPVSAGHDHRVIEEEVLSEV, translated from the coding sequence ATGAGAAGCAAGCGAAGATCAATGGATAAAAAAACCACTTTACCCCAAGAAACCCTAACTGACATCCTATCGAGGCTCCCCATCAAATCTTTAACCCGTTTCGAATCCGTTTCTAAACCCTTTTCTGCTCTGATCAACTCCCCTGATTTCATCTCCGCCCATCTCCACCGTTCTTCTCGACATTTCACCTTTTTTATTCGCCACTTTCATAACCCATCCGGGTCTAACTTCTCTTTTTCACTGACCAATAACCAACCCATTGATGTTGAGATTCCTCTTTTGGGCTCCTTAATTAGGTTCCCAAAAATTGTTGGTTCTAGCAATGGTCTTGTTTGTCTTGATATCTCTTCTTGTTATGCGAGGGGGTTTGTTTTGTGGAATATTGCTAGGAAGCAGTATTCGTGTCTTCCTAGTCCAATAATCAGTGATTCTCGTGGGCCCTTTTGGATGGTCTCAACTGGGTTTGGATTTGATCGGGAAAAGAATGATTACAAAGTTGTGAGGATTGTGGGTTTCGCCTGCGAAAAGGGTGAATCACCTGTTGTAATGGTTGAGGTTTTTTCGTGGCGGACTGGTTGCTGGAAAGTGATTGATGGAAGAGCGATTGGGGCTTGTGTTATTCATGAAGGACACAACGGCGTGGTTATTAATGGAGGATTGCATTGGTTGGGTAACAGTGCTGGAAAATCAGGTGGTATTCAGAAGTTTATACTGTCATTCGATTTGAATACTGAAGAGTTTAGGAAGATACCAACACCTGAGTTTTCCGCCGGAGTTTGTGTTAAAATTATGGGGTTTAAAGGGTTACTTGCACTGGCATATTATCCTTCAAAGGGTCTGGTTGGAAGACCTGCTGCGACCGATCGAGTTGAGATATGTGTATGGGATGATTATGGTGGTGCTGATGGTAAGTATTGGACTAAACTgaattctcttcaattaaatgcTCTTGGATACCCTGTTGGTGTTACAAATGAGACTGGATTGATAATGAGGAAATTGGATGGACAGTTTACTCAATTTTTCTTGTGTGATCCAAGTAATCAAAATTACAGAAGGCTGCATATTTGTGAAGCTACCTACTCATGTGACATTCACAGTTATGTGGAAAGTTTAGTTCCAGTGAGTGCAGGACATGATCATCGGGTTATAGAAGAGGAGGTGCTTAGTGAGGTCTAA